A single region of the Salvia miltiorrhiza cultivar Shanhuang (shh) chromosome 8, IMPLAD_Smil_shh, whole genome shotgun sequence genome encodes:
- the LOC130996991 gene encoding putative disease resistance protein At1g50180 — MAEAVVSTALETLCDLLVDEARFLSGVGDQVKELEIQLKEMKCLLKDADRRRHESKIILNWISEIKDLVYRAEAAIERHAAYQVTSRRKQGLKQLLRRCSCSLEVYKSIHQLGSEISPIKSRLERINKEMLESGIKKSIINNTDEGESSSANNRARKSFPEFEIGDCFVGMKDELKQLLHLLVEDEKHRVISVWGMGGSGKTTIAKKLYNETKTKFDLSAWLCISQQCPSFQSVWKDILKQLEHQNTKDGPKIREDVVANLSEWELKERLCKIQKEKRCLIVFDDLWETSHWDGFKHPFLVQDLHSKILITTRKQEVAEIGCQVKLGLLKEEDALELLKKKAFPHTNIPEFALEENVEKIGKDAEFALEENVEKIGKEMVKKCGYLPLAICLLGGVLRKTNSMMEWKLVKEFIYRDEKEIDGVLNLSYESLPYYLKSCFLYMGIFQEDEDIYVEDLYMMWIAQGMISIGDKDKTLMEIAELYLGELASRSIVQVEIYDGVAPGRRYFSCKLHDVVRELCLKLGRSEDFGVQSLEYQSGKASSHRKIRHLAIHFRKEVQVEPDELTVTWGEDSSEHLRSLQMFNHIGSGVIVEFPQQGIVDFQKFKLLRDLVMVGFKFEGRKLSKGIASLVHLRRLYLKRCEFDKLPSSIRNLVYMDTLDLTSSRNIEVPNVFEEMVRLKHLILPDYDPPKIGSYRLTLDEGVIELETLWNLDSRVHDLKCMNKMKNLASFRTKIHDNESLSANIDAIALMEKLLYCWVEIKTGCELGTNKGVLTLKKVITCPNLHSLWIEVKLGKALAECGSDFISSKLISLGLSECEIEDDPMGILGKLPCLRDLYLWRKSFVGEKMTCLSNSFPRLKRLHLLQLPNLREWRVGAGAMPILSELRIDECSSLKMLPEGLSGISTLRELHIYGELGKRVSASGDDFHKMDDGLSGISTIQKLEIYGMSELGKRVLPSGEDSQKVTHVPSVII, encoded by the exons ATGGCAGAAGCTGTTGTGTCGACTGCTCTGGAAACCTTGTGCGATTTGTTGGTGGATGAAGCAAGGTTTTTATCTGGTGTGGGTGACCAAGTGAAGGAGCTCGAGATCCAGCTCAAAGAGATGAAGTGTCTTCTCAAAGATGCCGACAGAAGACGACATGAAAgcaaaataattttgaattggATCTCGGAGATCAAAGATCTTGTGTACAGAGCCGAAGCTGCCATTGAAAGACACGCAGCTTATCAAGTGACTTCAAGGAGAAAACAAGGCCTCAAACAGCTCCTCCGCAGATGTAGCTGTAGTTTGGAAGTATACAAGTCGATCCACCAATTAGGCTCGGAGATTTCACCAATCAAATCCCGACTTGAAAGGATAAACAAGGAAATGTTAGAAAGTGGCATAAAGAAGAGCATCATCAACAATACAGATGAAGGGGAAAGCTCGTCCGCCAACAACAGGGCAAGGAAGAGTTTCCCCGAATTCGAGATCGGAGACTGTTTTGTGGGGATGAAGGACGAgctcaagcagcttcttcatcTCCTAGTGGAAGACGAAAAGCATCGAGTTATTTCAGTGTGGGGAATGGGGGGATCAGGCAAGACCACCATTGCCAAAAAGCTCTACAACGAGACCAAGACCAAGTTTGATCTTTCCGCGTGGCTTTGCATTAGTCAGCAATGTCCAAGTTTTCAATCTGTTTGGAAGGATATTCTCAAGCAGCTAGAGCATCAAAACACGAAGGATGGGCCAAAAATAAGAGAGGACGTTGTTGCAAATCTGAGCGAGTGGGAGCTGAAGGAGCGACTATGCAAGATACAAAAAGAGAAGCGATGCCTCATTGTTTTTGACGATCTTTGGGAAACTTCTCATTGGGATGGCTTCAAGCATCCCTTCCTTGTACAAGATTTGCACAGCAAAATCTTGATCACCACGCGCAAACAGGAAGTCGCAGAGATTGGATGTCAAGTAAAACTTGGGCTTCTAAAAGAGGAAGATGCTTTGGAACTACTCAAGAAGAAAGCATTTCCCCACACCAACATTCCAG AGTTTGCATTGGAAGAAAATGTTGAGAAAATTGGGAAAGATGCAGAGTTTGCATTGGAAGAAAATGTTGAGAAAATTGGGAAAGAAATGGTGAAGAAATGTGGGTATTTGCCGTTGGCAATTTGTTTACTCGGTGGGGTCTTGAGAAAGACAAATTCGATGATGGAGTGGAAGTTAGTCAAAGAATTCATATATAGAGATGAAAAGGAGATTGATGGAGTGCTAAATTTAAGCTATGAAAGTCTACCCTATTATTTGAAGTCATGCTTTCTCTATATGGGTATATTTCAAGAGGATGAAGATATATATGTTGAGGATCTATATATGATGTGGATAGCACAAGGCATGATTTCTATTGGAGACAAGGACAAAACTTTGATGGAAATTGCAGAGCTCTACTTGGGTGAGTTGGCCTCCAGGTCCATCGTCCAAGTCGAAATTTACGATGGTGTCGCACCTGGAAGAAGATATTTCAGCTGCAAACTTCATGATGTAGTAAGAGAACTGTGTTTGAAATTGGGGAGAAGTGAGGATTTTGGTGTGCAGAGTTTGGAGTATCAAAGTGGGAAAGCTTCCTCGCATAGGAAAATACGGCATTTGGCTATACATTTCAGGAAAGAAGTTCAAGTGGAACCAGACGAGCTTACAGTCACTTGGGGAGAAGATAGTAGCGAACATTTAAGGTCTCTTCAAATGTTCAATCACATAGGTTCGGGTGTTATTGTTGAGTTTCCCCAGCAAGGTATCGTTGATTTtcagaaattcaaattgctGAGAGATCTAGTTATGGTGGGATTCAAATTTGAAGGAAGAAAGTTATCGAAAGGAATCGCTAGTCTTGTTCACCTTAGACGTTTGTATTTAAAAAGATGTGAATTTGATAAGCTACCATCGTCCATAAGGAATTTGGTGTACATGGATACCCTTGATTTAACTAGTTCGAGGAATATCGAAGTTCCAAATGTTTTTGAGGAGATGGTACGTTTAAAGCACTTGATTCTTCCCGATTATGATCCGCCCAAAATTGGAAGTTATCGATTGACATTGGACGAGGGAGTGATTGAGTTGGAGACCCTGTGGAATTTGGATAGTAGAGTGCATGATTTAAAATGTATGAACAAAATGAAGAATCTGGCAAGTTTCAGAACAAAAATACACGACAATGAAAGCTTGTCAGCCAACATCGACGCCATTGCTCTCATGGAAAAGTTACTGTATTGTTGGGTTGAAATCAAAACGGGTTGCGAGTTAGGAACAAATAAGGGAGTGTTAACGCTGAAGAAGGTAATCACATGTCCCAATCTTCATTCCTTGTGGATTGAAGTTAAGTTAGGGAAGGCGCTGGCAGAGTGCGGGAGTGACTTCATCAGTTCAAAACTTATAAGTTTGGGGCTGTCAGAATGTGAGATTGAGGATGATCCAATGGGGATACTGGGCAAGCTTCCTTGCTTGAGAGATTTGTATTTATGGAGGAAATCATTTGTGGGGGAGAAGATGACGTGTCTATCAAACAGTTTTCCTCGCCTCAAGAGGCTTCATCTATTGCAATTACCGAACCTGAGAGAGTGGAGAGTGGGGGCAGGAGCCATGCCCATTCTCTCTGAGTTACGGATAGATGAGTGTTCTAGTCTGAAGATGCTTCCAGAGGGATTGAGTGGCATTTCTACTCTTCGGGAACTGCATATCTATGGAGAATTGGGAAAGAGGGTATCAGCATCAGGAGACGATTTCCACAAA